The Prosthecobacter vanneervenii genome has a segment encoding these proteins:
- a CDS encoding YciI family protein, with the protein MNAKAPLNDYLVISRGHWDKDKSKEQIDAAITDFYAWLYAHIDAGRMRAGSRLSTEGASVSRTGFVTDGPFGEAKEVVGGYWFVSAASLPEAAELLSHSPTLPCGIHYEVRPLESQRCTASDLTNETPPR; encoded by the coding sequence ATGAACGCCAAAGCCCCCCTCAATGACTACCTTGTGATCTCACGCGGCCACTGGGACAAAGACAAGTCCAAGGAGCAGATCGACGCGGCCATAACCGACTTTTACGCCTGGCTGTATGCGCACATCGACGCAGGCCGCATGCGTGCCGGCAGCCGCCTCAGCACCGAGGGGGCCTCGGTGTCCAGGACGGGCTTCGTGACAGACGGCCCCTTTGGCGAGGCCAAGGAAGTGGTGGGTGGTTACTGGTTTGTCAGCGCCGCCAGTCTGCCGGAGGCCGCCGAGCTGCTCTCCCACAGCCCCACGCTGCCCTGCGGCATTCACTACGAGGTGCGTCCGCTGGAGTCCCAGCGCTGCACCGCCTCAGATCTGACCAACGAAACCCCTCCCCGATGA
- a CDS encoding SRPBCC family protein, giving the protein MSLSPSQIISTRLFETSRERLFAAFSDPAQLAQWWGPKGFTNTFEEFDLRPGGDWKFTMHGPDGKDYTNHARFIEVVPAERIVYEHIAPHFQMTISLADAGEGTHMTWCMQFPSEEMCERFKPICVPANEENFDRLAAHLG; this is encoded by the coding sequence ATGAGCCTGTCCCCCTCCCAGATCATCAGCACCCGCCTTTTCGAAACCAGCCGCGAGCGCCTGTTTGCCGCGTTCAGCGATCCAGCCCAGCTCGCACAATGGTGGGGCCCCAAGGGCTTTACCAACACCTTTGAGGAGTTTGACCTTCGTCCCGGTGGCGACTGGAAATTCACCATGCACGGCCCGGACGGCAAGGACTACACCAATCATGCCCGCTTCATCGAGGTGGTGCCTGCCGAGCGCATCGTGTATGAGCACATCGCCCCGCATTTCCAGATGACCATCTCTCTTGCCGATGCCGGTGAGGGTACTCACATGACCTGGTGCATGCAGTTTCCCAGCGAGGAAATGTGCGAGCGCTTCAAGCCCATCTGCGTGCCTGCCAATGAGGAGAACTTTGACCGTCTGGCGGCGCATCTCGGATAA
- the arsA gene encoding arsenical pump-driving ATPase, translated as MKLPPYVPDPATATRFLFFTGKGGVGKTSLSCAAALKLAEAGRRVLLVSTDPASNLDEVLETRLTNHPAPIVGAPGLEAMNINPVDAAAAYRERLIGPMRGLLPEGALRSMEEQLSGSCTVEIAAFDEFSGLIGNPQAVQGYDHIIFDTAPTGHTLRLMSLAKAWDQFLESNTSGTSCLGPLAGLEKQRVIYEATVRTLADAAATTLVLVSRPQGAALREAERTSKELRAIGVGNQCLVINGAFETPCAKDPTAQAMQQRGMAALEAAGDFIRSMPSYIVPLRAINILGIAGLRVLLGGETPGSLTPQVAESWTPPQMESLADLVSAMEQQGHGVIMTMGKGGVGKTTVAAAIAVMLARRGHSVHLSTTDPAAHVAQTLHGRVEGLTLSRIDPAEETAAYQREVMQAQGSAMDDAGRALLEEDLRSPCTEEIAVFRAFAREVGQGVSRFVVLDTAPTGHTLLLLDASEAYHRELERQARSTQPEQVLRLLERLRDPDFTRILLVTLPEATPVHEAAALQEDLRRARIEPFAWVINQSLLHSGTCDPLLQCREASERRYLLEVVEKQAHRTAWLPWQPEEPVGPDALAHLASSRLQTAMVPA; from the coding sequence ATGAAGCTGCCACCCTATGTGCCTGATCCCGCCACGGCTACCCGCTTTCTCTTTTTCACCGGCAAGGGCGGTGTGGGAAAGACCTCGCTGTCCTGCGCGGCGGCATTGAAGCTCGCCGAGGCAGGCAGGCGCGTGCTGCTGGTCAGCACTGACCCGGCCTCCAATCTTGATGAAGTGCTGGAGACCCGGCTGACCAATCACCCCGCTCCCATCGTCGGCGCTCCGGGGCTGGAGGCCATGAACATCAATCCCGTGGACGCAGCCGCAGCGTATCGTGAGCGGCTCATCGGCCCCATGCGCGGCCTTCTGCCAGAGGGGGCGCTGCGCAGCATGGAGGAGCAGCTTTCCGGATCATGCACCGTGGAGATCGCGGCGTTTGATGAATTCTCCGGCCTCATCGGCAATCCCCAGGCGGTGCAGGGCTACGACCACATCATCTTTGACACCGCACCCACCGGACACACGCTGCGGCTCATGAGCCTGGCCAAGGCTTGGGACCAGTTTCTGGAGAGCAACACCAGCGGCACCTCCTGTCTGGGTCCGCTGGCTGGTCTGGAAAAGCAGCGTGTTATTTACGAGGCCACCGTCCGCACGCTGGCAGACGCAGCGGCCACCACGCTCGTGCTGGTCAGCCGCCCTCAGGGCGCGGCCTTGCGCGAGGCGGAGCGCACCTCCAAAGAGCTGCGCGCCATCGGCGTGGGAAATCAATGCCTCGTCATCAACGGTGCCTTTGAAACGCCGTGCGCGAAGGATCCCACCGCGCAGGCCATGCAGCAGCGCGGCATGGCCGCCCTGGAGGCGGCAGGTGACTTCATCCGCAGCATGCCCAGCTACATCGTGCCATTGCGTGCCATCAATATTCTCGGCATCGCCGGGCTGCGCGTGCTGCTGGGTGGCGAGACACCCGGCAGTCTCACGCCTCAGGTGGCAGAGAGCTGGACTCCACCCCAAATGGAAAGCCTGGCAGACCTCGTCAGCGCCATGGAGCAGCAGGGCCACGGTGTCATCATGACCATGGGCAAAGGCGGTGTAGGCAAGACCACCGTGGCCGCAGCCATTGCTGTCATGCTAGCCCGGCGCGGCCATTCCGTGCATCTCAGCACCACCGATCCCGCCGCGCATGTGGCCCAGACACTGCATGGCCGGGTGGAGGGGCTCACGCTCAGCAGGATCGATCCCGCCGAAGAGACCGCCGCCTATCAGCGCGAGGTCATGCAGGCCCAGGGTAGCGCGATGGATGACGCCGGCCGTGCGCTGCTGGAGGAGGATCTGCGCTCTCCGTGTACGGAGGAGATCGCGGTGTTTCGCGCCTTTGCTCGCGAGGTCGGTCAGGGCGTGAGCCGTTTCGTGGTGCTAGATACCGCACCCACCGGGCACACCCTCCTGCTGCTGGATGCCAGCGAGGCCTACCATCGCGAGCTGGAGCGTCAGGCGCGCAGCACCCAGCCCGAGCAGGTGCTCAGGCTGCTGGAGCGTCTGCGCGATCCCGACTTTACCCGCATCCTGCTCGTCACGCTGCCGGAGGCCACGCCGGTGCATGAGGCCGCCGCTTTGCAGGAGGATCTGCGCCGTGCGCGGATCGAGCCCTTTGCGTGGGTCATCAATCAAAGCCTGCTGCACAGCGGCACCTGCGATCCTCTGCTGCAATGCCGCGAGGCTTCCGAGCGCCGCTACCTGCTTGAGGTGGTGGAAAAGCAGGCGCACCGCACCGCATGGCTCCCCTGGCAGCCGGAGGAGCCCGTGGGTCCGGACGCACTCGCCCATCTGGCCTCATCCAGACTCCAGACCGCAATGGTGCCTGCCTGA
- a CDS encoding GyrI-like domain-containing protein, whose product MLDEISSPISTTAQPAAVIHITVPRDQIQQVMGPAIHEVIGAASTQGIGPRGAVFAHHFGMTPGIFNFEVGVPISGELQPAGRVKAGEIPAATIIRTVYTGPYEGLGQAWGDFQDLIEAQGHTLGPSLWERYLSGPEASDDPATFRTELNQTIQD is encoded by the coding sequence ATGCTTGACGAAATTTCATCGCCCATCTCCACCACCGCGCAGCCTGCGGCGGTGATCCACATCACCGTTCCGCGAGACCAGATCCAGCAGGTCATGGGCCCCGCCATCCACGAGGTGATTGGTGCCGCCAGCACGCAGGGCATTGGCCCCAGGGGGGCGGTGTTTGCGCATCACTTTGGCATGACACCCGGCATCTTTAATTTTGAAGTGGGCGTGCCCATCTCTGGTGAGCTGCAGCCGGCAGGTCGGGTCAAGGCGGGCGAGATCCCCGCCGCTACCATCATCCGCACCGTGTACACCGGCCCCTACGAGGGGCTGGGTCAGGCATGGGGAGACTTTCAGGATCTCATCGAGGCACAGGGGCACACGCTGGGCCCCAGTCTGTGGGAGCGCTATCTCTCAGGCCCCGAGGCCAGCGATGATCCCGCCACCTTCCGCACCGAGCTGAATCAAACGATTCAGGACTGA
- a CDS encoding YkgJ family cysteine cluster protein — protein sequence MAAASSSPTISPCQSCGACCAHYRVSFYWQEAAQRGLDESLLVQVSPWQVCFRGTEQKPVRCVNLEGEVGTCVSCRIYDQRTTPCRSVDAGDEKCLQARAAHGLGSFQP from the coding sequence ATGGCCGCCGCTTCTTCATCTCCCACCATCTCTCCCTGCCAGAGCTGCGGTGCGTGCTGTGCGCACTACCGCGTCTCCTTCTACTGGCAGGAGGCGGCCCAGCGCGGGCTGGATGAGAGCCTGCTGGTGCAGGTGAGCCCGTGGCAGGTGTGCTTTCGCGGCACGGAGCAGAAGCCCGTGCGCTGTGTGAACCTGGAGGGGGAGGTGGGCACGTGTGTCTCCTGCCGGATCTATGATCAGCGAACGACGCCCTGCCGCAGTGTGGATGCGGGTGACGAAAAATGCCTGCAGGCCCGCGCAGCGCACGGGCTCGGCTCTTTTCAGCCATGA
- a CDS encoding VOC family protein, producing the protein MSTPDHSYPAFSPYITVQDAAKAISFYQEAFGATERFRLVDAATGKIGHAELNLQGGLLMLSDENPAWNKSPQTLGGTPVKFSLMVENADAAIAKAAAAGATVQMPATDMFYGFRSGCVCDPFGHIWMLQHEIEKVSPEEMQKRWNSMTEKCPASKESDK; encoded by the coding sequence ATGAGCACCCCCGACCACAGCTACCCCGCCTTCAGCCCCTACATCACCGTGCAGGATGCCGCCAAGGCCATCTCCTTTTACCAGGAGGCCTTTGGCGCCACCGAGCGCTTCCGCCTCGTGGACGCCGCCACCGGAAAGATCGGCCACGCCGAACTTAATCTCCAGGGCGGTCTCCTCATGCTCTCCGATGAAAATCCCGCCTGGAACAAGTCGCCGCAGACGCTGGGCGGCACGCCGGTGAAGTTTTCCCTCATGGTGGAGAATGCAGACGCCGCCATAGCCAAGGCGGCAGCAGCCGGAGCCACGGTGCAGATGCCCGCAACAGACATGTTTTACGGCTTCCGTAGCGGCTGTGTGTGCGATCCCTTCGGCCACATCTGGATGCTGCAGCACGAGATCGAAAAAGTCTCCCCGGAGGAGATGCAGAAGCGCTGGAACTCCATGACGGAGAAGTGCCCGGCCTCCAAGGAGTCAGACAAGTAA
- a CDS encoding VOC family protein translates to MSQSYIQPYLFFGGRCEEALEFYKTAIGAEVQMLMRYSDSPEPAPPGMLPAGYESKVMHASFKVGGSVILASDGCGGEESKGFRGFSLSLALPAEADAQRVFEALSAGGSVTMPLGKTFWSSCFGMLQDKFGMGWMVTLAPSADPLNA, encoded by the coding sequence ATGTCCCAGTCTTACATCCAGCCCTATCTCTTCTTCGGCGGCCGCTGCGAGGAAGCACTCGAGTTTTATAAAACCGCCATCGGCGCCGAGGTGCAGATGCTCATGCGCTACAGCGACAGCCCCGAGCCCGCGCCCCCGGGCATGCTGCCCGCCGGCTACGAGAGCAAGGTCATGCACGCCAGCTTCAAGGTGGGCGGCAGTGTCATCCTGGCCTCCGATGGCTGCGGCGGCGAAGAGAGCAAGGGCTTTCGCGGCTTCTCGCTTTCGCTGGCCCTGCCTGCTGAAGCGGATGCCCAACGCGTTTTTGAGGCCCTCTCCGCAGGCGGCAGCGTCACCATGCCCTTGGGCAAGACCTTCTGGTCCTCCTGCTTTGGCATGCTGCAGGACAAATTCGGCATGGGCTGGATGGTCACGCTGGCACCGAGTGCTGATCCGCTGAATGCGTGA
- the arsD gene encoding arsenite efflux transporter metallochaperone ArsD yields MKTIQVYDPAMCCSTGICGTNVDPDLVNFAAMLSQLSGQGVKVERQNLGQQPMAFAQNPAVKDALQKEGTAVLPLIFLDGEIYMKGRYPNHDERPAFFRAALGIKEEAAS; encoded by the coding sequence ATGAAAACCATCCAAGTGTACGATCCTGCCATGTGCTGCTCCACCGGCATCTGCGGTACGAATGTGGACCCCGATCTGGTCAACTTCGCCGCCATGCTTTCCCAGCTGTCCGGACAGGGGGTGAAGGTGGAGCGCCAGAATCTCGGGCAGCAGCCCATGGCCTTTGCGCAAAATCCGGCGGTCAAAGACGCGCTGCAAAAGGAAGGGACAGCCGTGCTGCCTCTGATCTTCCTCGATGGAGAGATTTACATGAAAGGCCGCTATCCCAACCATGATGAGCGCCCGGCTTTCTTCCGTGCCGCACTGGGCATCAAGGAGGAGGCCGCATCATGA
- a CDS encoding DUF899 domain-containing protein, which translates to MNAHPIVSQDEWLEARRALLAKEKAHMQANDELARLRRELPWVKITKPYVFDTPSGQATLSDLFDGRSQLFLYHFMFGPDWEEGCTGCSFLCDHVDGARQHFEHHDLTFVAVSRAPLEKLEAYRKRMGWGFRWVSSAHTDFNYDFHVSFPPERVTNGRMTYNFSEQDYSPDCQELPGFSVFSKDDSGQIFHTYSCFSRGGETLLGAYQFIDQTPKGRMEKVNGNLMDWVKRHDRYENDGRTTTKPCCGCSAAT; encoded by the coding sequence ATGAATGCACATCCCATCGTCTCCCAGGATGAATGGCTGGAGGCGCGCCGCGCTCTGCTGGCCAAGGAAAAAGCCCACATGCAGGCCAATGATGAACTGGCCCGCCTGCGCCGCGAGCTGCCCTGGGTGAAGATCACCAAGCCCTACGTCTTTGACACGCCCTCCGGTCAGGCCACGCTGAGCGATCTCTTTGACGGTCGCAGCCAGCTCTTTCTCTACCACTTCATGTTTGGCCCGGACTGGGAGGAGGGCTGCACCGGCTGCTCTTTTCTTTGCGATCACGTGGACGGCGCACGCCAGCATTTTGAGCATCATGACCTCACCTTTGTGGCGGTCTCCCGCGCACCGCTCGAAAAGCTGGAGGCTTACCGCAAACGCATGGGCTGGGGCTTCCGCTGGGTGTCCTCCGCACACACGGACTTCAACTACGACTTCCACGTCTCCTTCCCACCTGAACGTGTGACGAACGGCCGGATGACCTACAATTTCTCTGAGCAGGACTACAGCCCCGACTGCCAGGAGCTGCCCGGCTTCTCCGTCTTTTCCAAAGACGACTCCGGCCAGATCTTCCACACCTACTCCTGCTTCAGCCGTGGCGGCGAAACCCTGCTGGGCGCGTATCAGTTCATCGACCAGACGCCGAAGGGCCGCATGGAGAAGGTGAATGGCAACCTCATGGACTGGGTGAAGCGCCATGACCGCTACGAAAACGACGGTCGCACGACGACAAAGCCATGCTGCGGCTGCAGCGCCGCCACCTGA
- a CDS encoding YciI family protein, which yields MNPQNPTDEYLLLIRGTHWNHGMSPSELQHVMTDFYAWVDRLGKTGIHRGAQPLMEEGKLVSGPRGTSVTDGVFAESKEAIAGYFRIAVGSMEEAVRIAQECPILQYGASIEVRPIADLCRPMAEVKAAGKE from the coding sequence ATGAATCCCCAAAACCCCACTGACGAATACCTCCTCCTCATTCGCGGCACCCACTGGAACCACGGCATGTCCCCCTCTGAGCTGCAGCATGTGATGACCGACTTCTACGCCTGGGTGGACCGCCTGGGAAAGACCGGCATCCATCGCGGCGCGCAGCCGCTGATGGAGGAAGGAAAGCTCGTCTCCGGCCCCAGGGGCACCAGCGTGACCGACGGTGTCTTTGCCGAATCCAAGGAGGCCATCGCCGGGTACTTCCGCATCGCCGTGGGCAGCATGGAAGAGGCGGTGCGCATCGCGCAGGAGTGCCCCATCCTGCAATACGGCGCCAGCATCGAAGTGCGCCCCATCGCCGATCTCTGCCGCCCTATGGCGGAGGTCAAGGCCGCCGGAAAAGAATGA
- a CDS encoding SRPBCC family protein, with translation MIKKIILGLVAVIALICIAASFQSDDMTVTRSATTTAAPATVFKIVNDFRQWDAWSPWSKLDPAMKKTLEGPSEGVGAVYRWNGNNEVGEGSTTLVESKPHEKIGMKLEFVRPFAGSSDVQFTFAPEGTGTKITWAMQSKKPFIGKIMSLFMNCEKMCGDQFLEGLANLKKLAEAAPKA, from the coding sequence ATGATCAAGAAAATCATCCTCGGCCTCGTGGCCGTCATCGCCCTCATCTGCATCGCCGCCTCGTTTCAGTCGGACGATATGACTGTGACGCGCAGCGCCACCACCACGGCGGCACCGGCCACGGTGTTTAAAATCGTGAACGACTTCCGCCAGTGGGATGCGTGGTCTCCCTGGTCAAAGCTGGACCCCGCCATGAAGAAAACTCTGGAAGGCCCGTCCGAAGGCGTGGGCGCGGTTTATCGCTGGAACGGCAACAACGAAGTGGGCGAAGGCAGCACCACGCTCGTCGAGAGCAAGCCCCATGAAAAGATCGGCATGAAGCTGGAGTTTGTGCGTCCCTTTGCCGGCAGCAGCGATGTGCAGTTCACCTTCGCCCCGGAAGGCACCGGCACCAAGATCACCTGGGCCATGCAGAGCAAGAAGCCCTTCATCGGCAAGATCATGAGCCTCTTCATGAACTGCGAGAAGATGTGCGGCGACCAGTTCCTGGAAGGTCTGGCCAATCTGAAAAAGCTGGCCGAGGCAGCGCCGAAAGCCTGA
- a CDS encoding SRPBCC family protein, translated as MPLPTPIESPLSERELVLVRETDIPAAKLYAGWTQPDLLVKWFTPAPWTTTACEIDLRPGGTCKTTMRSPEGQEFPNVGVYLEVVPNEKLVFTDAYLPGWEPNPNHFFTAVLTWETLPSGKTRYTARALHWTKEACEKHASMGFAEGWGKAFDQLVELMSK; from the coding sequence ATGCCACTCCCAACACCCATCGAATCCCCTCTTTCCGAACGTGAGCTTGTGCTCGTTCGCGAAACCGACATTCCAGCCGCCAAACTCTACGCCGGATGGACGCAGCCAGACCTGCTCGTGAAGTGGTTCACGCCTGCGCCCTGGACCACCACCGCGTGCGAGATCGACCTCCGCCCCGGCGGCACCTGCAAGACCACCATGCGCAGCCCCGAAGGCCAGGAGTTTCCCAATGTGGGCGTGTATCTGGAGGTGGTGCCGAATGAAAAGCTCGTCTTTACCGATGCCTATCTGCCCGGCTGGGAGCCCAACCCCAATCACTTTTTCACCGCCGTGCTCACCTGGGAGACGCTGCCGAGCGGCAAGACCCGCTACACCGCCCGCGCCCTGCACTGGACCAAGGAAGCCTGCGAAAAGCACGCCTCCATGGGCTTCGCCGAAGGCTGGGGCAAGGCCTTTGACCAGCTCGTCGAACTCATGAGCAAGTAA